The genomic region CGGTCGCCCAAGTATCTTTGCAATAGCAGGAAGTCCTCCTGCAAGACCTCGTAATCGTCATCAAACAGGTACATATCGTCCATGAATCGAAGCATCAGAGCGCATTTAAGCCTGTGGTGGGCGTCGACCCTCTTTAGAAAGTCCGCTCCGATCATCTTGCAGGGATGAAGTCCTTGCGGCAGACAGTCGACAGAGCGCCCCCCCACAATTTCCCGAAAGTACCGACCGAACTTTTCCACTTCTTTTGCGTTTCGTCCAGCATCAAACCAAAACACCAGATCATGGTGGTATATGGAGTTGAAGTACGACGCGATGTCGACACCGAGGTAGTACTTGAAACGGGCCGACGCCCCACGCACTGCCTCGCGGAATTTACCGTAACTCGTAGTCGCTGGCGTAGGTCGACCTCCGCGGAACGTGTAACCGAATCGTTTTCGGTCGGGTCTCCGACTCGGGCGGAATGTCGCGCGTTCTCTGTATACTAGGTCGTAGACAAAAAGCTCGGCTACTGGATCGAGCTTCAGTGTGCGACGCGAATGGAGACCGCATTTGGCAGCATGACACCGGATTTGTGTCAGAAACCCTGTGTTCTCTTTTTTTGGATCGGTCTTCAGGATTCGCTCAATCTCGTTGTAGAGAGCAGCTTCCGACTGCTCAACGAGTATTCGCGTCAGCTTCAATGGGAACAGTGTTCGCGGCTGATCCTCCAACAAGTACCGCGCCGCCCCATACGTGCCAGCCATTTTTACTCGGGGCGGGTCTGCTCGATCCAGTCAGTCAGGTCACTGATGTGGTGACTCCAGAAGAGTCCGACGCCACTGGCCTGAACAGCTACCAAATCACTTAATCGGAAAATCCCGCTGAGCACAACCGCAATAACAATCGGGGCGCTGTATGCGTCAATCCAGTGCGCAGCCTTGACCCCCGCCTCGTCCCTCAGGCGTCTTCCCAGATGGAGCGGCGACGAAGATAGACGGCATTCAAGCACCATCAGGCGGTTGTCCCAGAGACCGATGAGAAAGTCGGCCCTTCGTCCGGCGAAAACGGACTCTCGACAGAACTCGCCGGGCCGCGGCGAGTCGCTGGTCGTGGCGACCGTTCTCCCTGGGATTCCGCGAAGACCCCGCTCAAGGAGCGCATCGTGCACTTCTTCTTCTTGTCGGCTACCACCCTCGGCCTGACGGCCAGCTGTTACTTCAAGTGTCGCCAGCACTGCGCTTGAGGACTGGATTGCTGCATGTCTTTCCGCGTCGGTGGGGTCGCGATCCTCAGAGATCCACGGGAACCGCATTCGGTCAAGGCCGTTGAGCACGGTCTCGACTACTCGCGTCGCGCGTGTAGGATCGACCCGTATCCCAGCCGAGGAAAGGCGTTGAACGCCTGCCAGCGTCTTTAGGTCGTGAAGGGAGATCGGAGGGCCAGCGACGCCGGACAGCGCTTCCAGCAACCCATGGTCGCTGACAATCTCAGCAGCCCGCTCTCTGAGTTTCCGGAGATGCGCGCTCTTTTCTAGCAAGCGCCTAACGTTGGTTTCGTTGGCTTGGAATGCTCGCAGGTAACGGCCCAACGGAGTCTTCATTCGTTCGTCACGAAAGCACTCGGCCGCTGCGGCGCGATCATGGTCCAGTCGATCCCTGTCCCATAGTGGAAGACTCAACATCGCATATACCTCAAGGTGACATTCTAGACCAACTGGGCCTGACGCAGGTTCTGCACGTTCGAGGCCGAGGCAGCTCGACCTTCAGTCCTTCCTGCTCCCGATGCCCACGACAACGCGGGCTGAAGCTTCCGCCTCACGGCCACCCCTCTAGCAGCCAGACGATTTCCACCCTTTGTTTGGCATGTGAGGCGCAGCGATACCAGGTGGCGTCAGTCCCTTTCGAAGCCGTGACTTGCAAACTTCAACGTCCGGCTGTTCTCGGTGACTGTCCGCACGACGTTCTCGGGCGCGCCTTCGGGAATCTCGGAAACGCTGCTCCAGGCGGTTCGGGTTCCAGAGCAGGTCGTAGTTGACCATCAGGTGCGCGCGCTGCAGGTTGATCCCTTCGCCGGCCGCGTTGGTCGCCAGCAGCACAGAGACCTCCGGATCGTGCCGGAACGCCTCCTGCGCCTTGATCCGGTCCTCGCGGCCCATCCGCCATGGATCACCACGACCGGGGTCTCTCGGCCGAGCAGCGTCGTGATGCGTTCCTGCAGATACCGGAGCGTGTCGCGATGCTCGGTGAAGAGCACGAGCTTCTGGCGCGGCGACCGC from Acidobacteriota bacterium harbors:
- a CDS encoding RNA-directed DNA polymerase — encoded protein: MAGTYGAARYLLEDQPRTLFPLKLTRILVEQSEAALYNEIERILKTDPKKENTGFLTQIRCHAAKCGLHSRRTLKLDPVAELFVYDLVYRERATFRPSRRPDRKRFGYTFRGGRPTPATTSYGKFREAVRGASARFKYYLGVDIASYFNSIYHHDLVFWFDAGRNAKEVEKFGRYFREIVGGRSVDCLPQGLHPCKMIGADFLKRVDAHHRLKCALMLRFMDDMYLFDDDYEVLQEDFLLLQRYLGDRGLSLNAEKTTSGEGPLQAKTTIDEVKIQLLELRRAALEWEYGQLHQVGAEATAEKTEPLTEEQTEYLKELLDEDEIDEEDAELVLSLVGERAEDALDQLIGIFEDFPALARSVYAVAGHIGDKTELCAQLGRIAKERRALTEDQLFWATKIAEDYLGSSHETLELVARLHSHPASTDLTKAKVLEIPWADLDDMREEYLKGGRSDWLAWSSAIGTRRVARMKRNQLLKYYGKASPMNQIVAGCVRRM
- a CDS encoding XamI family restriction endonuclease; translated protein: MLSLPLWDRDRLDHDRAAAAECFRDERMKTPLGRYLRAFQANETNVRRLLEKSAHLRKLRERAAEIVSDHGLLEALSGVAGPPISLHDLKTLAGVQRLSSAGIRVDPTRATRVVETVLNGLDRMRFPWISEDRDPTDAERHAAIQSSSAVLATLEVTAGRQAEGGSRQEEEVHDALLERGLRGIPGRTVATTSDSPRPGEFCRESVFAGRRADFLIGLWDNRLMVLECRLSSSPLHLGRRLRDEAGVKAAHWIDAYSAPIVIAVVLSGIFRLSDLVAVQASGVGLFWSHHISDLTDWIEQTRPE